The Montipora foliosa isolate CH-2021 chromosome 10, ASM3666993v2, whole genome shotgun sequence genomic sequence tatgggtataatacccaaaaaataagacaaaacgaacaatagaaaaaagaaacgaaagtttCAAGTGAAAAGTTTGGCGCGGGTTGAGTCACTTTGGGTGTTGAGAGAAGGCTTGATGTCCTTTATAAACAGCATCTCGTATATTAGGCAATCGAACTTGCttctgcatttctttaggacttaAAAGAGGTGATCGATCTTTGCTCTTTTATTGTCATGTTGTGTTTCAAGGTGTTTGCCGATAGCAGAATAACGGTGTTCACTAATGCGTTGGTGTAAGTGTCGGGCAGTAAAACCGACATAATTTGCATCACACAAATCGCATTGGAATGAATATACAACGCATTGCGTATTGACGATCGGAGGCTTGTTTTCCTTTACACTCAAAGTTTGCGATAATTTTCTGCTGGTGAAGACGGGTTTTACGTTGACATTGATCATAGATCCCAGAGAAATGATTTCTTTGCGGACGCGATCAGCTGATCGCTGATCTTTGAAAGGTAATTTAATGTAAACTGATGGCTCTGAAGAAGTCACGGCGTGCGGCGCTCTATCAGTTTCTTGCATGAACCTATGTATTGTGGAATTGACAAATGTGTTGGGATAgcgcaattttgaaaacgtggtACGTAACTTGTTGTATTCTTTTGTAAAGGCTTCTTTAGTGGAAGATAGACGATAAGCCCGATCGACCATCGTGTTAACTAGGCCTTTTTTGTACCTGTTATCAACGTGGCTTTGAAAATGAAGCAGAAGTCCCGTGTCAGTTGGTTTTCTGTACACTTCTGTCTTTAGTTTGTTGCCACATCTTGTGATAACTGTGCCGAGAAATGGAATGGAGCCTTAATGTTCAAGTTCCATGATAAAAGATAAGCTAGGATGGACGCTGTTAAGTACTTGGAGGAAGTCTGTGGCTGATTCTGCGTTGGGAATTTTGACCAGAGTGTCATCGACATATCTTCGATAAAAGGACGGGATCATGTTCTTTTGTTCCAGTTTGTTCTCTATATAGCACATGAAAGCTTTGGCCAGTAGTGGGCCAAGTGGCGTCGGAGCCCATGGCTACACCATCTGTTTGCTCATTGTCTCCTACGACGTGTCCGCATTATTTACCAATGTTCCTCTGATGGAAACCATTAATATTCTCGTGGACAAAGCCTTCGAGGATGACTGGTTTAATGAGACGCACAGTATGCAACTCCAAAAGCATCAACTTACAGAGTTACTAAAAATCGCTACTTCAAACCAGCTGTTTCAATTCAACGGTGAACTTTATGAGCAAACAGATGGTGTAGCCATGGGCTCGCCACTTGGCCCACTACTGACCAATGCTTTCATGTGCTATATA encodes the following:
- the LOC137974227 gene encoding uncharacterized protein; translation: MKALASSGPSGVGAHGYTICLLIVSYDVSALFTNVPLMETINILVDKAFEDDWFNETHSMQLQKHQLTELLKIATSNQLFQFNGELYEQTDGVAMGSPLGPLLTNAFMCYIENQLEQKNMIPSFYRRYVDDTLVKIPNAESATDFLQVLNSVHPSLSFIMELEH